Proteins encoded together in one Carya illinoinensis cultivar Pawnee chromosome 3, C.illinoinensisPawnee_v1, whole genome shotgun sequence window:
- the LOC122305298 gene encoding F-box/kelch-repeat protein OR23 isoform X2, giving the protein MSTPPSSSSSSSASVLILDYTLTLIPGLPNDVAALILSFIPYSHHSRLKLTCKSWRLFLTPSLNSLLFSLRRLNRLSHLLCIFPQGPSISPPFLFDPHNLAWSRLPPAPPDPHSYGLCNFSALSIGPHLYVLGGSLFDTRSFPMDRPSASSSVSRFDFTTGSWEPLAPMLHPRGSFGCAAVPDSDAILVAGGGSRHCVFGAAGSRMASVERYDIRRNKWVELDRLPGLRAGCAGFFVEERMEFWVMGGYGEERTIGGVLPVDEYCRDAAVMDLKSGGDGGVAGKWVEVGDMWEEGERVRVGKIVVVEDRERPGRPAVFMLEGNDIFRLLGDAQWLVFATALQV; this is encoded by the exons ATGTCAACCCCTCCatcatcttcctcttcttcttctgcttcgGTTCTGATCCTTGACTACACCCTAACCCTAATCCCTGGCCTCCCCAACGACGTCGCCGCTCTCATCCTCTCCTTCATCCCCTACTCTCACCACTCTCGCCTCAAGCTCACCTGCAAGTCGTGGCGCCTCTTCCTCACCCCCTCTCTCAACTCTCTCTTATTCTCCCTCCGCCGTCTTAACCGTCTCTCCCATCTTCTCTGCATCTTTCCTCAGGGGCCTTCTATATCCCCCCCTTTCCTCTTCGACCCTCACAACCTCGCCTGGTCTCGACTTCCCCCCGCTCCCCCCGACCCCCACTCCTATGGCCTCTGCAACTTCTCCGCCCTCTCCATCGGCCCCCACCTCTACGTCCTCGGTGGGTCCCTCTTCGATACCCGCTCTTTCCCCATGGATCGTCCTTCTGCTTCCTCATCCGTCTCCCGCTTCGATTTCACCACCGGCTCTTGGGAGCCCCTGGCGCCGATGCTCCACCCGCGGGGGAGCTTCGGCTGTGCGGCGGTACCCGATTCCGACGCGATTCTCGTGGCGGGAGGTGGGTCCCGGCACTGTGTATTCGGTGCGGCTGGGAGTAGGATGGCGTCGGTGGAGCGCTACGATATCCGCAGGAATAAGTGGGTCGAGTTGGACCGGCTGCCAGGTTTGCGAGCCGGGTGCGCGGGGTTCTTTGTGGAGGAGAGAATGGAGTTTTGGGTGATGGGAGGCTATGGGGAGGAGAGGACGATTGGTGGGGTGCTGCCGGTGGACGAGTATTGTAGGGACGCAGCGGTGATGGATTTGAAGAGTGGTGGTGATGGTGGGGTTGCCGGAAAGTGGGTGGAGGTTGGGGATATGTGGGAGGAAGGGGAGAGGGTTAGGGTAGGGAAGATTGTGGTGGTGGAGGATAGGGAGAGGCCCGGTCGACCCGCCGTGTTTATGCTCGAAGGGAACGACATTTTCAG GCTACTTGGGGACGCTCAATGGCTTGTTTTCGCTACTGCATTACAGGTATGA
- the LOC122305298 gene encoding F-box/kelch-repeat protein OR23 isoform X1 gives MSTPPSSSSSSSASVLILDYTLTLIPGLPNDVAALILSFIPYSHHSRLKLTCKSWRLFLTPSLNSLLFSLRRLNRLSHLLCIFPQGPSISPPFLFDPHNLAWSRLPPAPPDPHSYGLCNFSALSIGPHLYVLGGSLFDTRSFPMDRPSASSSVSRFDFTTGSWEPLAPMLHPRGSFGCAAVPDSDAILVAGGGSRHCVFGAAGSRMASVERYDIRRNKWVELDRLPGLRAGCAGFFVEERMEFWVMGGYGEERTIGGVLPVDEYCRDAAVMDLKSGGDGGVAGKWVEVGDMWEEGERVRVGKIVVVEDRERPGRPAVFMLEGNDIFRYDMDSNRWHWETHVPKTASHNSAFGFVVLDGELHVMTLLNAVNYTETRRKRHHKRAKLYIQIYHPKKKTWRFLTTKSPFPYPLDFNTAVMCSVHL, from the exons ATGTCAACCCCTCCatcatcttcctcttcttcttctgcttcgGTTCTGATCCTTGACTACACCCTAACCCTAATCCCTGGCCTCCCCAACGACGTCGCCGCTCTCATCCTCTCCTTCATCCCCTACTCTCACCACTCTCGCCTCAAGCTCACCTGCAAGTCGTGGCGCCTCTTCCTCACCCCCTCTCTCAACTCTCTCTTATTCTCCCTCCGCCGTCTTAACCGTCTCTCCCATCTTCTCTGCATCTTTCCTCAGGGGCCTTCTATATCCCCCCCTTTCCTCTTCGACCCTCACAACCTCGCCTGGTCTCGACTTCCCCCCGCTCCCCCCGACCCCCACTCCTATGGCCTCTGCAACTTCTCCGCCCTCTCCATCGGCCCCCACCTCTACGTCCTCGGTGGGTCCCTCTTCGATACCCGCTCTTTCCCCATGGATCGTCCTTCTGCTTCCTCATCCGTCTCCCGCTTCGATTTCACCACCGGCTCTTGGGAGCCCCTGGCGCCGATGCTCCACCCGCGGGGGAGCTTCGGCTGTGCGGCGGTACCCGATTCCGACGCGATTCTCGTGGCGGGAGGTGGGTCCCGGCACTGTGTATTCGGTGCGGCTGGGAGTAGGATGGCGTCGGTGGAGCGCTACGATATCCGCAGGAATAAGTGGGTCGAGTTGGACCGGCTGCCAGGTTTGCGAGCCGGGTGCGCGGGGTTCTTTGTGGAGGAGAGAATGGAGTTTTGGGTGATGGGAGGCTATGGGGAGGAGAGGACGATTGGTGGGGTGCTGCCGGTGGACGAGTATTGTAGGGACGCAGCGGTGATGGATTTGAAGAGTGGTGGTGATGGTGGGGTTGCCGGAAAGTGGGTGGAGGTTGGGGATATGTGGGAGGAAGGGGAGAGGGTTAGGGTAGGGAAGATTGTGGTGGTGGAGGATAGGGAGAGGCCCGGTCGACCCGCCGTGTTTATGCTCGAAGGGAACGACATTTTCAG GTATGACATGGATTCAAACCGGTGGCATTGGGAGACGCATGTACCAAAAACGGCATCTCATAACTCAGcatttggttttgttgttttggacGGGGAGTTGCATGTAATGACCCTTTTGAATGCAGTCAATTATACAGAAACCCGAAGGAAGCGACACCATAAGAGGGCTAAACTGTACATCCAAATTTATCATCCCAAGAAGAAGACGTGGAGATTTCTAACTACCAAATCGCCTTTCCCATACCCTTTAGATTTTAATACAGCAGTTATGTGCAGCGTTCATTTGTAA